From the Populus nigra chromosome 13, ddPopNigr1.1, whole genome shotgun sequence genome, the window GTTCTTAATTACCAATGCAGTGTCAATTCACAGTTAGAGATgtatcaaatcaataaattaaactgTGTAAATATCTTTGCAAATCCAACCCTTTATTCATCATATTTAGGCAATCCAGTCTAACTTACTTCAAATGCGAAGAAAATCAATGTAGCACATAATTTGGAAGGAATTGCAGGGAGGATAGAAGGATTTTGATGGATAGGATAGTAATCTCAAGATTCCTTCCTTGTTGATCAACAACGAGATGAATAGGTTGGCATTCATCCGTCTTCTTTCATCTCTTCCCTTTGCCATTTCTACCCTATAATACGTACATCTTTCATACCGTGATAGATTGTCACACGGCACAGACTTCTCGACCAGAAGAAATAACCAAGAACCCTACAATTCTTTGTCATTGACCTGCTTGCGCATGGTGGAAAAGTCTAGccatgaaagaaattaaaggtgGCGGGCCACTGTTTCAATCAGTAACATGACATTGTTGATGTCACAAAGcactgaaatataaaataattgaccAGAGGTTGCATCAGAGTGAATCTTACATGTGTCAAGCTTTAAATGAGTATGTGACATGAGATGGGATAAGATGATATGTTCATGGTTAAGACTAGTGAGGTTAGGTGacttgctatatattttttcttagaataaaaatattaaaagaagataaatattttttaaaaaataaaaaatttataatttatagataATTGGCTCtaacaagtttaataaaatcaattaatttaatattattcttagaaaatatgatatcacaacaaataaaataggaaaaagtCAATATTATAAACTTGAATTGAATGGtaaaactaaaatcaataaaattttcataagagatttaagaaaaaaattaaaaaaaatcataatattatgCATCAAATCTTAAATAtcaatacataataaaaataaataaatatacaaaattattcttcatgtttttaacactaaaataaacttctaaatataaattgaaaaactaactCGATTAACACTGGGTCTGATTCGAGCTGAAATTCTAGCCACTTGTGCGTGTCCAAATTGTGGTCAGGAGAGTTGAATAACTGGCCTTAAGTAGTAGACATGAAAATATCTGATCTCAATTTTGATGTCAAACCATATAAAAACCTGCTAGATAACAACTTCAATCCCAACATCCCCAGCTTTGGTCTGGCTTAAAGCTAGTGATGTTGggatttaaaatttcatatgagtattaaaatttttattttaaataatgtaaAATAGCAACTTCtttgccaataaaaaataataaaaaaatattttttatactcatcataaaaaaaatacttatggccaagaagataatataattaaattaagatatatttagttattaaatcatttatccaaatatatttaagaataaaataaataattaaccaATCATatgtcatataaaatatttataccaaTACAAGTTAAGATCTAACAttactaatataaaataataatttcataaatctaacttatatatattaaaattgaaagtaCTTACAAATCCTATAAACGGGCTCACCCTCACAAAACCCAAGTGGGTTTTCCACCATGTTTTTTTGGGTCTCAGCCTCTAAACATgcctctcaattttattttatttttttaattataagaagtTTTAACAATGTCACAAACCATCCCACTAACACACGGCAAATTCTCTATGTAGAGCAAGGCACCTCATTTCCCGTCCATGGTTACTTTTCCCCTACATGTCACCTGAAAGAGAACTTACTCCTCACCCACTTCTCCACCATTAGTACAACGAGCCACCACAACCAAtaactagtaatttttttttatcaatggtatgGCAAGACTTAACAACCAACTACTTAAATTTTTAGgcgttttttaatattacatcACACTCCATGAGGTAAGGTTATGTAAATGAGGTATATAAATATCTCAGTTCATCAAGTAAATATTTCGACATTTAAAGTTTATTCAGCAGCTTCACCAATTCACAAACTccctttatttttcattttctttctctattacTCCTCATATGTTTAATAACTTAAGAATAAAAGGACTCTCTATTCCAATAAAGAACTTGTTTTACATACAAGTTTGTGGAAGACACCCATCAACCCACGAGAATTCTGGTCAGGCCCATCACTCCACCAATCCAAGATCCTGGTTTCAAAAAGCTCAATCCAATCCTGAAATTTTCATAGCTTCATTAGTGGCATCATTTatagaaaactaaacaaaaactaGTTCTTTCTTGTTTTACTCCTCATCACCAAAAGTTCTTTTCATGGATGATGACTTGAAAACTTCAAGATATGAAAGAATAACTAATTTTTCTACTATAGTTACTCCAACTTCTCCGATTCTTCAATAAATCACCTATCAAGTGAAAGTGCTCAACGATGTTGTTGTATCTATACAACAACAGTTTCAgattttttcactttcttcataaaaaatacaacatcTAGCTCTACTAATTGTATAAAAACAACTTCAATTCCTTTAAAGAATAAGATAGAACAACATGCAAACTAGTAGGCACGAGAATATTCATACCCCAACTCTCTCTAAGGAGTTTATCTTGCTATAAACAGCATTCCTTAGCAAGTCATGCACATAAGTGGCTTGTGTTATCAATCTTCCTCTTAATCTCGCAGGCAAGCTCCTTGTCAAAAAAGATTAAGATGCAAGACGAGATCAATAATTGCATGATCTTCAAAGAACAAACAACGATCACCCCTACAAAATGAAAGATTCTCCATTTTATCTTCAAGTGCTATACACTTATTTCTTCAATGATGATGTCTCTGTCATGGCCAATTTGAACGACTATAATGGAATTACAAACCTAGAAGAAGCCCAAGATTGCATTCTAGAGCATTCTAGAGCTTGTAGCCCAAGATTGCAATCGTGGAAAGCCCAGTCCAACTTCATCAGAATGCAATCAAACTTTCCTAGAAGACGGCTTCACCAAGAGCTGGCAGCTTTCTCTAAAACAGAGTAATTATAAGTTGAGGTTACCTTCGGTGATTGGTTAGGAGTTCATGTATTAAGTATGTATAACATATACAAGTCCAAGGGTGTGTTTCCTCTCTTGGCTTACCTCTACATAATTTCTTCCTTTATTTCAATGCAAAATTCCGGATGTTGCCAACATCGCATGTCAACAAGAAATAATTACTTGCACTGAGGGTATTCGCCTCGCAGTGGGAGGGGCTTGTCTTCTTTTATTATTCCTGGGTTCGAGCCCTCATGTGCATGCTTATTACCTCCGTAGTATCTTACATGCCTACTGGGTTTGTAGGGTGTTCAGTGAgccgtgggattagtcgtggtgcgcgcaagctgacccggatacccatgtaaaaaaaataataataattacttagCACTGAGAGACTCGTGGCTCAGTGGTCTTGACAGAGTTTTCTTGTCTCTGTATTTTGGGTTCAAGCTTTAGTATGCATGtttgtcacccccgcggtgcttTATCTGTCTACTGGACTTGTAAGGTGTTTAGTAAATCTGGTAATTAGTCATAATACGCGTAAACTGACTCGGACACCTCggattatcaaaataataataataataataataattacttagCTAGTCACTTGGTCACCAAGGCACACGTAATCAccaataattaaacacaagggTTTCTTACAtcccctgttttttttattgtccatTTCCACAAAGTTTCTACGCTGCCATGGCATTGTCCACCAAAAGATTACAAATATTTCACTTTCAAGGCTTACAATAATTCCATTTGAACCACTAAACAGCACACGACTTCCTTCCTCCCCAAACCAAAAGACCCTTATAAAATGACCCAAACAGAGCCTCTCAGCTCATCATCAACCCTAGTTCATTTCGAGTGGTCTCTCAACAAAGACGCCTGGAACATGTTCTTAGGCCATGGCAACTCATGGGTACTGTTTAGCTGAAACATATGTGTTGCGAAGATTACACAACGATAAATTGAAGAGAATGGATGAGAAGAAGGCTAAgatggatgatgatgatgagcttGATCTCGAAGTGAACTGTTTCTTATCCATCTTCAAGAAAGTCCTTCCAGCCCGAGCTGTGCTGAAGGATGGCGCAGGAAAAGAAGCACAGAGGTTGGGTTCTAAGGTGTGATTGGAATCAAATTAACGCTAGCTGATGCATGcatgtataattaattagctATAATAATAGATTCTGAGTTAACTCcagaattcattttattttcacgTTTTTgtaatgcaattcaagattgaTAGAATGAATTGCTTGTGTGTTGTCTTGATTTCATGTGAAATGTTTTTGACAAAATACTTTGTAGGTTTAATATCACGacagttactttttaaaatgttttttacttgaaaatacatcgaaataatattttttttattttttaaaatttatttctaacatcaatatatgaaaacgatttgaaaatatcaaagaaaaattaatttgaaacaaaaaaataaaaataaaaattatttttttaaagtgcttttgaaacataaaaataaacagattttaaaattcaataaaaataattacatgtgCCTTGATTATTTTCGAGAATTGAATGAGAGTACTAATAATTAACTTCAAGTTAGTTATTTCAAGATTTTCAAGgttaaatcaaagtttattcGGGTTAGTTCATAgcagtattattttattatttaaaaaatttaaaaagaaaataaaatgtcattgctttaagaaaaacaactttaataatcaagttaaattttaaccaagatGATTAGATGGCGAGCTAATTTACGGAATCTCTTATTTAACTAGATTAACTTTTACCCAATTTTTTTAACCTAGTTTAAAGCAAGTTTTAGATGAGAAGGACTAGATTCCTACTTGATGTATCCAGCGAAGTTTAATAACATCTATTTAAACcatacattaaattttaaaaagtaaaatttttataaatttctacCGATCGTTTCTTGCCAAATTCCTTGAGACAGAAGGCcgcataaataaattttaggaaATCTATCATAGGCTGTCTCAGATGGCCCAAGAAAAGTTCAAGAATCATTCAAGTAAGTATGGCTAGCTCTAATTTGCCATTTCTCCCAGTAAACAGTAGTTTGTCACTGCAACTGGTTAGGATTCATACTTTCAGATCTCCAAAAATAATTGTAAACCATGGCAGTTCAAATTCTAGCAGCTTCTGGCAGGACATAAAGTTATCTTTGTGATCAATCATTAATATTAAGGAAATAGTCTGCACTCTGCACATCTAGCAGAATTTTCTAGCCTCccaaaataactataaaataaactagattATTCACTCTCGTTATGCTTTGGGTTAAGTTTAATTTTCcttgaatgtaaaaaaaatatttaaatgttgtttatgtttttttcagtggaaaaaaaattaaatcatgggAGGGTTTACCCGATATAACCCGATTGATTTTATTAGTTCAAAAACAACATATACAAtctgtaaaaataatatttaactaaacaaaattcaaaataatatatttttttaatattcaaataacaacatattggattgatttaGGACAACCCGGGTTAACGTGTCAAATTCATTATCCGagttatgagattatgataaccctatagaaagtaaatcaaaataaattataaagcttaattttcaatcaacatgaaattaaaaaaaatcaattaaaaagagaactaaaaaacaatttgagttAACATGTCACTTGTAACTCGGGTTATAAGACCAAGATAACcccatgaaaaacaatttaaaataaaatatgaaattcaaGCTCCAACCagcccaatattaaaggatgagattaaaaaaataacataaaaaacaacctaTGTCAATCCACCAAACTCTTAACCTAGGTCAACAGACCAAGATAACCTTTatggaaaacaaatttaaaataacttgattcaactcgggttaacttgtcaaatcaatGACTTTGGTcataagactgagataaccccatagatagaaaatcaaaatagcTTATAAGGCTCGATTCTCAATCACTCATGTCGgactaatgttgaatgatgaaattttttaaaatcttaattaaaaaaataacataaaaaataagtcaagtcaacttgagttaatcGTTAAGAACTATTCTTGGgtcataagatcaagataacctaataaaaaaaaactaaaacaaatcatgaagcctaattatcaatcaaacataatattaattgatgaaattggaaaaaaaaagtcaattaaaaaaaagagaaaaaatgagtCAATTGATTTAAGCCGTCAAATTCACGACCCGGATCATAAGATAGgaacaacccaataaaaagcaaGTCTAATGTTGAAAGACTTGTGACTCAGGTCATGAGACCAATATAACctcttagaagaaaaaaattaactaggGTTAAAATGTCAAAACTCATGATCTTGATCATGAGACTAAAATATTCTCATaggaaagcaaatcaaaacatattatgaaacttaatttccaattgactcaatattgaatgataaaattgaaaaaaatcaattaaataaaagacacaaaaaacaatCCGAGTCAAATCAGATTAACATGTTAAGCACTATTATcgagtcatgagatcaagataacctaataaaaagtaaacaaaacaaatcatgaaatgtaattatcaatcaaatcaatatgaaaggatgaaattcaaaaaaatagaaaaaagaaaagaaatctgaGCCATTCGAGTTAACCCACCAAACTAAGTGAACTCATCAAACCTGAAATCCATATCATGAGaatgtgataactaaatagaaaaaatataatattaaaaaataaaattaaacaaaaaaaatattgattgaaaaaaaaatcaaagacaaaaaaaaaaaaacaaagcaaagcactattccaataaataatgttttatgaGGAGGGGTACAGTAAAACTCCatcctcttttagtttatagttaattCTCGGGTCATAGAACCaagataacttaataaaaagtaaacaaaataaattatgaagtttaattctcaattaaatcaataaaaaataattaaaaaaaatctgagtctACCGatttaacctgtcaaacctggaatccatgtcataaaagtgtgataactaaatagaaaaaaaataataatattaaatgataaaattaaacaaaaaaaatattgattgaaaaaaaaatcaaagaagaaaaataaaattaaaggatgaaaaacaaaataatattctaataaataatgATGTGTGAGAAAGGATACACTGAAACCATCTcctcttttggttttttgttttatagttaATGTGCTTGGCTTCATCATAGGATTCGAAAACTTTCTGTCATGATTTAAATTACACAAGCAATTTAGTAATGGAGAGAAGATGGAATCAAGGAAAGTGAAACCGAAGAAGAGCTTCTAGCAAGCAGCCTGCTATTCATAACAATGGCAGCCATTGCTTGAGAGCAAAGAAAGCCAATCTCGACTGCGTCAGAATTAACAATGCAATCTCAAGTAATACCTACGCGAAATTGTCAAATGGAGTTAAACATAGAGATAAAGGGAGAGGGGAGCAGGGAGAGGAAACAATTGTAAAATGTTTACTAGGCAGCATTGTAAAGAACCCTTCAGAAAATTGACTTCAAATAAAGATCAACATCCATGACAATACAAATCACCCCTCCTGCTTTCTATTTATATACAGAAGATTTCTCTAAATTCCAGTACTAATAACTTTTGAGCAGTATCAGCTTGtatacaacaaaataaaagatgcGAGTCCTCCTTTATTGCATCTTTACTTTCCTCAACCTGTTCATCAAAGACTGTATAGATGTTTGTATTCTGGTGCCATCTGTCTGCACAACTACTTGAGATGCCTGGTGCAAACTTTGAATCCCACGACCCAAACTGGCAATTGACGGGGCTGCAGGAAGAGATTCAACAGCACATTCAATCCCATCTCCATACATGAGCAATGCTGAGCAAGTTGCAACACTGCAACCAAACGCTGCCCAAGGTAGGACACCAATAGGTTGCACCTGCCGTTTTCTCATTATTTCATAGAAAGCTGTTCTCATAGTTGAAAAACTGGTTTTCTCAGCAGAGGCTATAACACTGTGGACTACTGTCCGGATTTTCTCAGCAGAAACAGCTGCTTTCAACGCAGATGTTGCATTGGCTCCAGAATTGGCCAGTCCAGGGGCCAGCAGTTTTGTTGGACCAAGAGTCTTGCCCATAGATATTGccattattttttgagtttggatcagCAAAACCTTAAGGGCAGTAGGAGATTTAAATGTAACAACCTTCATGAATGTCGATGCATGAACAACTTTGGAAAGAGACGAAGCTCCAAAAATTGCTGTTGCCCCAGCTCCAACTGCCACCATAGATTTGTTAGAAAGTAGCCGTCTCTTTTCATCATGATTAGGAACTTCTCCATCACTTTCACAGTTAGTGACAAGCTTCCCAACCAAATCCTtcacttaatattaaaaaattaagaatgaaattaaacaaaaaaaaaacattgattgaaaaaaaaacattaattaaaaaaattaaaggaaaaaaaatacaaaataatattctaattaattaacactGATTTGTGACAAGGGATAAAATAAAACCAGCTCCTCTCTTGGTTTATagttaatgtcaaaaaaaacaacacatgaGAGGTCCACAAACAAATATACGAAGTTCcctaaatatttaaagaattttttaatatcaaaaagtGACTTCtctatcaaatatatatatatataaaaaaaatacatgtaaaggatataaaagtatattttacaaAACACACCCTTAATAAAAACAGTTTAAACTGGTTGAGTCTAACCCCAGACAGAACccattcttcttttcatttatataCTGGACTAGATCTAGCCCAACCGTATAGAATAGACCAGACCTGACCAGCCAGCCAGGTTACTGGTTCAGACCAGTAACcggcttcctttttttttttcttttttttttttaattgcaagcGTGCATAAACTGTTTACGCACGCTTGCTACAGAAGGAGAGTAATTAAAATGGAGGGAGGGAATTGAAAGTGACTTGCCGACCTTGAACGGCAAAATGCAGGTGGTGGAAGAAGCACTCCTCGTCTTCTCTTTTTTGTCTTTATGTTTTTGCTTTCTCAAGACCTATTCCTCTCCTCCTTTctgctctcttttctttttattttctttctggtTTTTATCTCTGTATCGTCTCTCTTTTTCGGTCCCCTGTTCTTCCTTCTCCCCCCCTTTTATTGAAACAGACCTTGAGAGGGATTCTTATCCTTATATTCCCTGGGATCGTCATCTTGTATAGAGTGAATTGGCTCCGTGTTTGGGTAGTATGGAAACACCAACAGTCCTGCCATTGTTGGATTGTTGGTGGTGCTTATCCTCGCATCAGGGGAGAGTTATGAGGGTGAGGGAGACCAAACCAAATCCCATGGGTTCCGTGGGTAGACAATGCGGTCTTGAATTTGGCATGTGTGCGGCGATTTATATTTTCCTTTGCAGGGGGTCTCCTCTGCTTCCAGAGGAAGAAGACGatgaatggaattgaaaaacagCGCCGTTTCTAGATTGGGGCGGccgtttttcaatttagtcctcgaAGTGTTAACATGTTTTAAACGGACCCCTAGGAT encodes:
- the LOC133671473 gene encoding uncharacterized protein LOC133671473; protein product: MAGLLVFPYYPNTEPIHSIQDDDPREYKDKNPSQVKDLVGKLVTNCESDGEVPNHDEKRRLLSNKSMVAVGAGATAIFGASSLSKVVHASTFMKVVTFKSPTALKVLLIQTQKIMAISMGKTLGPTKLLAPGLANSGANATSALKAAVSAEKIRTVVHSVIASAEKTSFSTMRTAFYEIMRKRQVQPIGVLPWAAFGCSVATCSALLMYGDGIECAVESLPAAPSIASLGRGIQSLHQASQVVVQTDGTRIQTSIQSLMNRLRKVKMQ